One region of Primulina huaijiensis isolate GDHJ02 unplaced genomic scaffold, ASM1229523v2 scaffold11459, whole genome shotgun sequence genomic DNA includes:
- the LOC140965641 gene encoding uncharacterized protein — protein MGNVALCAPSMASSSSVVKVLALDGKLMIYSRKPVVAAEIMLQNPGQFLCESHHFKVGQRIQGMCAEEELEGGELYFLVPMEMLYSVLTFDEMKFFGYKASKNFKQVALTLKFSKIFPEFCLFPSSLEAKRVEDFAMRVCSKAAEDGFSRQRSWQPALETILETSPYI, from the coding sequence ATGGGTAATGTAGCACTTTGTGCTCCATCAATGGCTTCTAGTAGTAGTGTAGTTAAGGTGCTAGCCCTTGATGGGAAGTTGATGATTTACTCAAGAAAACCAGTGGTAGCAGCGGAGATCATGCTGCAAAATCCAGGCCAGTTTCTGTGTGAATCTCACCACTTCAAAGTCGGGCAAAGGATTCAAGGAATGTGCGCGGAGGAAGAACTCGAGGGAGGAGAGCTGTATTTCCTCGTCCCAATGGAGATGTTATACTCGGTTTTGACGTTCGACGAGATGAAGTTCTTCGGTTACAAAGCATCCAAGAACTTCAAACAAGTAGCGTTAACCCTAAAATTCTCCAAGATTTTCCCGGAATTCTGTCTATTTCCTAGTAGTTTGGAAGCCAAGAGAGTCGAAGACTTCGCGATGAGGGTTTGTTCGAAGGCGGCGGAAGACGGGTTCTCGAGACAAAGATCATGGCAGCCTGCTTTGGAAACCATCCTCGAAACTTCACCCTACATTTAG